Proteins from a single region of Desulfobacter postgatei 2ac9:
- the nadA gene encoding quinolinate synthase NadA, with protein sequence MTTKNSTLHQKIRDLAKAKKAIILAHNYQSAPIQDVADLCGDSLEMSIKAAATDADIIICCGVRFMAETAAILCPDKIVLMPNPEAGCPMADMVTPEALVRRKGDLGGIPVITYVNSSAAVKAVSDICCTSANVIKVVNALKEKEVLMTPDRNLARYAAANTDKKIHLWDGYCPFHNDLSIEAVKASKAAHPKALFVVHPECRPDVLELADSIQSTSGMIRFAGESSADQFILGTEIGLIHAISKALPEKKFFPVSDQLVCPDMKKTQLQDIWNCLEKMSGRVVVEEAIRIKAMNAVKTMINIK encoded by the coding sequence ATGACGACTAAAAATTCTACACTCCACCAGAAAATCCGGGACCTGGCCAAGGCAAAAAAGGCCATTATCCTGGCCCATAATTACCAGTCTGCCCCGATCCAAGACGTAGCGGATCTGTGCGGCGATTCCCTTGAGATGAGCATAAAGGCGGCTGCCACGGACGCGGACATTATTATTTGCTGCGGGGTCCGCTTTATGGCTGAAACCGCAGCCATCCTGTGCCCGGACAAAATAGTGCTGATGCCCAACCCCGAGGCCGGGTGTCCCATGGCAGACATGGTGACTCCCGAGGCGCTGGTCAGGCGCAAGGGCGACCTTGGCGGCATCCCTGTCATCACCTACGTCAACTCATCTGCCGCAGTAAAGGCGGTCTCAGATATCTGCTGCACCTCCGCCAATGTGATCAAGGTGGTGAACGCATTAAAAGAAAAAGAAGTACTCATGACACCGGACCGTAACCTGGCCCGGTATGCCGCGGCTAATACCGACAAAAAGATCCATTTATGGGACGGCTACTGTCCCTTTCACAACGATTTAAGTATTGAAGCGGTCAAGGCATCAAAAGCCGCCCACCCCAAAGCCCTGTTCGTGGTCCATCCGGAGTGCCGCCCCGATGTGCTTGAACTTGCCGACAGCATCCAGTCCACATCGGGAATGATCCGGTTTGCCGGTGAAAGCTCGGCAGACCAGTTCATCCTGGGCACAGAAATAGGCTTGATCCACGCCATTTCAAAGGCACTCCCTGAAAAAAAATTTTTTCCCGTATCAGATCAACTGGTATGCCCGGACATGAAAAAAACGCAATTGCAGGACATTTGGAACTGTCTTGAAAAAATGTCAGGAAGGGTGGTGGTCGAAGAAGCGATCCGTATCAAAGCCATGAATGCGGTTAAAACAATGATTAATATCAAATAG
- a CDS encoding LolA family protein — protein sequence MKYMLTRLTPCAMTIFISMLLVTVPCNAAQSLDAQTAKIVSGIEAKYANKSFIADFEQASRLTALDVTEIAKGRAWFSHPGKMKWVYDSSDNHEIITNGKNLWIYRPEENQVMIGDAAPFFQSGSGGAFLADIHKIRKEFTVEPGKSGKNFAQLVLTPKKETPELAKIRITVNLPGYEIPVVETENIYGDITKFIFTNIQFSTFDEQIFEFTPLPGTEIIEMD from the coding sequence ATGAAATATATGCTCACGCGTCTTACCCCATGCGCAATGACGATTTTTATCTCCATGTTACTGGTAACCGTGCCCTGCAATGCAGCCCAGTCCCTTGATGCCCAAACCGCCAAAATCGTCTCCGGCATTGAAGCAAAATACGCCAACAAAAGCTTTATTGCCGACTTTGAACAGGCATCCCGTCTGACGGCCCTGGATGTGACTGAAATTGCCAAAGGCAGGGCCTGGTTCAGCCATCCGGGGAAAATGAAATGGGTATACGACAGTTCAGACAACCATGAAATCATCACCAATGGAAAAAATCTGTGGATTTACCGTCCCGAAGAAAACCAGGTGATGATCGGAGATGCCGCCCCGTTTTTCCAATCCGGCTCCGGCGGCGCCTTTCTGGCAGATATTCACAAAATCAGGAAAGAATTTACCGTTGAACCGGGCAAATCGGGAAAAAACTTTGCACAGCTTGTGCTGACGCCTAAAAAGGAAACCCCGGAGCTTGCAAAAATACGTATCACAGTAAATCTTCCAGGGTATGAAATTCCTGTGGTTGAAACTGAAAATATTTACGGAGATATCACCAAATTCATATTTACCAATATCCAGTTCAGTACCTTTGACGAACAGATATTTGAATTTACCCCCCTGCCGGGGACTGAAATTATCGAAATGGACTAA
- a CDS encoding class I adenylate-forming enzyme family protein — translation MIITDILRQNNALYPEKAALIERTPATGRRTQITWSDFYGQSVQTANALQAKGVKKGDKVVQLMTNCLEWLPIYFGVLYTGAWIVPLNFRFESDKIRLCTVTAEAKIFIFGPEFVDRLEEIRQELSQFVELWIYTEPENDCPDWACSFKQFICEADRLTPPDVEITPEDDAALYFTSGTTGTPKAVLHTHRALRHACDVENDHHRQTHDDVFLCIPPLYHTGAKMHWMGSFLVGGKCVLLNGVKSEWIIEAVSEEKCTIVWLLVPWAHDIVIAIDSGQIKPADYNLSQWRLMHIGAQPVPPSLILNWRKHFPGQDYDTNYGLTESSGPGCVHLGVENADRIGPVGLPGYGWQARIVDKQGSQLPFGETGELIVKGPGVMKAYYKDPEATAKTIKDGWLFTGDMARYDKDGFIWLVDRKKDVIIYGGENIFPVEIENFFLKHEKIRDIAVIGVPDERLGEIPTGIISLKPNTMMCEQDVLDFQSKLPRYKQLKKIFFGDVPRNPTGKIEKPRLRRIYAEDKRKSMDLLLK, via the coding sequence ATGATAATTACTGATATCCTCCGGCAGAACAACGCTCTTTATCCGGAAAAAGCAGCATTAATTGAACGAACCCCGGCCACAGGCCGGCGAACACAAATCACCTGGTCCGACTTTTACGGGCAAAGCGTTCAGACAGCCAATGCCCTGCAGGCAAAGGGCGTTAAAAAAGGGGATAAAGTGGTCCAGCTGATGACCAATTGCCTCGAATGGCTGCCCATCTATTTCGGTGTATTATATACCGGGGCCTGGATCGTTCCCCTGAATTTCAGGTTTGAATCAGACAAAATCCGTTTGTGCACCGTAACCGCAGAAGCCAAGATTTTTATTTTCGGACCGGAATTTGTGGACCGGCTGGAAGAAATCAGGCAGGAATTATCCCAATTTGTGGAATTGTGGATATATACAGAGCCGGAAAACGATTGCCCGGACTGGGCCTGTTCTTTTAAACAATTTATCTGTGAGGCGGACAGGCTCACACCTCCGGACGTGGAAATAACCCCTGAAGACGATGCTGCCCTGTATTTCACCTCCGGTACCACCGGCACCCCCAAGGCGGTTCTGCACACCCACAGGGCCTTGAGGCATGCATGTGACGTGGAAAATGACCACCACCGCCAAACCCATGATGATGTATTCCTGTGTATCCCGCCCCTTTACCATACCGGTGCCAAAATGCACTGGATGGGTTCTTTTCTGGTGGGAGGGAAATGCGTCCTGCTCAACGGCGTCAAGTCGGAATGGATCATTGAGGCAGTCTCCGAAGAAAAGTGCACCATTGTGTGGCTGCTCGTGCCCTGGGCCCATGACATTGTCATTGCCATTGACAGTGGGCAAATCAAACCAGCCGACTACAACCTTTCCCAGTGGCGCCTCATGCACATCGGGGCCCAGCCCGTGCCCCCAAGCCTGATCCTGAACTGGCGCAAACATTTCCCGGGTCAGGATTACGACACCAATTACGGATTAACCGAATCATCAGGCCCCGGATGTGTCCATTTAGGCGTGGAAAATGCGGACCGTATCGGCCCCGTCGGCCTTCCCGGATATGGATGGCAAGCCCGAATTGTAGACAAGCAGGGCAGCCAACTGCCCTTTGGTGAAACCGGAGAGCTTATTGTCAAAGGCCCCGGGGTGATGAAAGCGTACTACAAAGACCCGGAAGCCACGGCCAAAACCATAAAAGACGGCTGGTTGTTTACAGGGGACATGGCCAGGTACGACAAAGACGGATTTATCTGGCTTGTGGACCGCAAAAAGGATGTGATCATCTATGGCGGGGAAAACATTTTTCCTGTGGAAATTGAAAATTTCTTTCTCAAACATGAAAAAATCCGGGATATTGCGGTAATCGGTGTGCCAGACGAACGTTTAGGAGAGATCCCTACCGGAATTATCAGCCTTAAGCCCAATACCATGATGTGCGAACAGGATGTTCTTGATTTCCAGAGCAAGCTTCCCAGGTACAAGCAACTGAAAAAAATATTTTTCGGCGATGTACCCAGAAACCCCACCGGTAAAATAGAAAAGCCGAGACTGCGAAGAATTTATGCGGAAGACAAACGTAAATCCATGGATCTACTGCTCAAATAA
- the dnaK gene encoding molecular chaperone DnaK produces the protein MGKIIGIDLGTTNSCVAVMEPGGEVKIITNAEGGRTTPSIVAVTESGERIVGQTAKRQAVTNPENTIFGVKRLIGRKFNSKEVQNDIPILPYIIEAAANGDTRINIRGKQYSPAEISSFILANIKKTAEDYLGEAVTEAVITVPAYFNDSQRQATKDAGKIAGLEVKRIINEPTAASLAYGLDKKGEEKIAVFDLGGGTFDVSVLEIGDGVFEVKSTHGDTHLGGEDFDLRIIDYLASEFKKDQGIDLRNDKMALQRLKEAAEKAKMELSTSTETSINLPFITADASGPKHLDIKLTRAKLESLVSDLLDKLEMPCKTALKDAHMKPGDVDEVVLVGGMTRMPAVQERVEKIFGKKPHKGVNPDEVVAMGAAVQAGVLQGDVNDVLLLDVTPLSLGIETLGGVMTRLIEKNTTVPTKKSQVFSTAADNQPAVSIHVLQGERQMAADNKTLGQFELSDIPPAPRGVPQIEVTFDIDANGIVHVSAKDKATGKEQSIQITAASGLSEDEIQRMVKDAELHADEDKKKRELVDTKNQAEALVDQTKKTLKEHGSKVDEATRKSIEDAAEALKQAKDSDNLEDIKAKIETLSQASHKLAEVMYQQAQTDSQAGQAAGTNAGSTSDDDDVVDADFEEVKKDK, from the coding sequence ATGGGTAAAATTATTGGAATCGACCTTGGCACAACCAATTCATGTGTCGCGGTTATGGAACCCGGTGGAGAGGTAAAAATTATTACCAATGCCGAAGGCGGCAGAACAACACCGTCCATTGTGGCTGTCACTGAAAGCGGGGAGCGTATTGTAGGCCAGACTGCCAAGCGCCAGGCCGTAACAAACCCGGAAAATACAATTTTCGGTGTAAAACGTCTCATCGGCAGGAAATTCAACTCAAAGGAAGTCCAGAATGACATTCCCATACTGCCATATATAATAGAGGCAGCCGCCAACGGCGATACTCGGATCAACATCAGGGGCAAGCAGTACAGCCCTGCCGAAATTTCCTCGTTTATTCTTGCCAATATCAAGAAAACTGCCGAGGATTACCTTGGAGAGGCCGTAACCGAGGCCGTTATTACTGTCCCGGCCTACTTTAACGACAGCCAGCGTCAGGCAACCAAGGATGCCGGTAAAATCGCAGGCCTGGAAGTCAAACGTATTATCAATGAACCCACAGCCGCGTCCCTGGCCTATGGCCTAGATAAAAAAGGTGAGGAAAAAATCGCTGTTTTTGACCTTGGCGGAGGTACATTCGACGTCTCTGTCCTTGAAATCGGCGACGGGGTTTTTGAAGTAAAATCCACCCACGGTGATACGCACCTGGGCGGCGAAGACTTTGACCTGCGGATCATTGATTATCTGGCAAGTGAGTTCAAAAAAGACCAGGGCATTGACCTGAGAAACGATAAAATGGCCCTTCAGCGGCTGAAAGAGGCTGCTGAAAAGGCAAAAATGGAGTTATCAACCTCCACGGAAACCAGCATTAACCTGCCTTTTATTACAGCGGACGCATCCGGCCCCAAGCATCTGGATATTAAACTGACCAGAGCGAAACTGGAGTCCCTTGTATCCGATCTCTTAGACAAACTGGAAATGCCCTGTAAAACAGCGCTGAAAGACGCACACATGAAACCCGGCGATGTGGATGAGGTGGTTCTGGTTGGCGGCATGACCCGTATGCCTGCGGTTCAGGAACGCGTTGAAAAAATATTCGGCAAAAAACCCCATAAGGGTGTTAACCCGGATGAGGTGGTTGCCATGGGTGCCGCAGTCCAGGCCGGCGTGCTCCAGGGTGATGTCAACGACGTGCTTCTGCTGGATGTCACCCCCCTTTCCCTGGGCATTGAGACCCTTGGCGGCGTGATGACCCGGCTGATCGAAAAGAACACTACCGTTCCCACCAAAAAGAGCCAGGTATTTTCCACGGCAGCCGACAACCAGCCGGCCGTCTCCATTCACGTACTCCAGGGCGAACGACAGATGGCCGCAGACAATAAGACCTTGGGTCAGTTTGAACTATCCGACATCCCCCCTGCACCCAGAGGCGTTCCCCAGATTGAGGTAACTTTTGACATTGATGCCAACGGTATTGTTCATGTATCTGCCAAAGACAAGGCCACAGGCAAGGAGCAGTCCATCCAGATTACCGCAGCCTCCGGCTTAAGCGAGGATGAAATCCAGCGCATGGTTAAAGATGCTGAACTGCACGCTGACGAAGATAAAAAGAAACGAGAACTGGTGGATACAAAAAACCAGGCAGAAGCCTTGGTGGACCAAACCAAAAAAACCCTGAAAGAACACGGGAGCAAAGTCGATGAAGCCACCAGAAAATCCATTGAGGACGCGGCCGAGGCGCTGAAGCAGGCCAAAGACTCCGACAACCTTGAGGATATCAAGGCCAAAATCGAAACCCTGTCCCAGGCCTCCCACAAGCTGGCCGAAGTCATGTACCAGCAGGCGCAGACAGACAGCCAGGCCGGACAAGCCGCCGGTACGAATGCCGGATCTACCAGTGACGATGATGATGTAGTTGATGCGGATTTTGAAGAGGTCAAAAAAGATAAATAA
- the grpE gene encoding nucleotide exchange factor GrpE translates to MVLKENKNKADGKEEKTDSPDTPETDEQKNSDEGNNPEGKDDHKGVEDQLNAEKDKVLRLSAEFENFKKRKQREIDDFKKFANETVFRQLLSVVDNLERAIGSATDAVEETSLLEGVKLTHKELLKLFESFSVKPVEAENQPFDPNFHQAVTHAQNNDVPDNTVTDVLQKGYLLHDRLLRPAMVVVSKRVETQTQEPTEEE, encoded by the coding sequence TTGGTACTCAAAGAGAATAAAAACAAAGCTGACGGGAAAGAGGAAAAAACAGATTCCCCGGATACTCCTGAGACAGACGAGCAAAAAAATTCCGATGAAGGAAATAACCCGGAAGGAAAGGATGATCACAAAGGGGTTGAAGATCAATTAAATGCGGAAAAAGATAAGGTGCTCAGATTATCTGCTGAATTTGAAAATTTCAAGAAACGCAAGCAAAGAGAAATTGATGATTTCAAGAAATTTGCCAATGAAACCGTTTTTAGACAGCTTCTCTCAGTGGTGGATAACCTTGAGAGGGCCATTGGCTCGGCAACGGATGCCGTGGAGGAAACCAGCCTGCTTGAAGGCGTAAAACTGACGCACAAAGAACTCCTCAAGCTGTTTGAATCCTTCAGCGTAAAGCCGGTTGAGGCAGAAAATCAACCCTTTGACCCCAATTTTCATCAGGCCGTCACCCATGCACAGAATAATGATGTTCCGGACAATACCGTCACCGATGTCCTGCAAAAAGGATATCTGCTGCATGACAGACTGCTCAGACCAGCCATGGTGGTTGTCTCAAAAAGAGTTGAAACGCAGACTCAAGAACCTACTGAAGAAGAATAA
- a CDS encoding STAS domain-containing protein, with product MSEIVNSADQTIVKPGEDVVASMAEAFKGELLSAVDSSQGTLVIDLDGVNMVDSVGIGVIIAAHNSLSHSNRKLKVINVAQDIYGLFSTMRLNRRFTVEAA from the coding sequence ATGAGTGAAATAGTCAATAGCGCGGACCAGACTATAGTGAAGCCCGGCGAAGATGTGGTGGCGTCCATGGCTGAAGCTTTTAAGGGGGAACTGCTTTCCGCCGTCGATTCCTCCCAGGGTACTTTGGTTATTGATCTTGACGGCGTGAACATGGTCGATTCCGTTGGTATTGGCGTGATTATTGCTGCCCATAATTCCCTGAGCCATTCCAATCGTAAGTTAAAGGTCATCAATGTTGCACAGGATATTTACGGTCTATTTTCAACCATGAGGCTGAACCGCCGTTTTACCGTGGAAGCGGCTTAA
- a CDS encoding oxidoreductase, whose amino-acid sequence MLSELFSPIRIQHMEVKNRLLMSAMSINFGVDENCHVTDQLTEYFATRAKGGVGMILVGGGGVHPSGQELPDLPQMYEDSCIPSLKRMVNRIKEYDVCFGVQLLHGGRQSYLPEKVAPSAIPAPAVVKGPVRALEIEEIKNLAICFGQAARRCREAGFDFIELHGAHGYLINQFLAPNSNIRTDQYGGSFENRTRFLFEVIDAVKHTAGKDYPVGIRINGNDYIENGWELKDTLRIAPLLEKAGVAYIHVSGGVYGSTELTIPSMYTPQGCFIHMAEAVKQVVNVPVITVGRIKDPEMANAVIRDGKADMVALGRSIIADPEYPNKAKSGKASLIRPCVGCCLGCIHAVLAKEPGSCVVNPDVGREYKLAQEKAPEKSQKILVAGAGPSGLAAARMFAQRGHEVKILEKGSEQGGLLALAATAPGREELGDILRFFRNELERLGVAVDYNTPLSSEVLNFFDPDHVILATGSMPDMPVIKGLFKSKMKLITSVDVFTDAHAAGDRVIVLGGGFTGLITAHKLGDMGKEVVVLNRKKSFAEEMSSNDRYYLRERLKACGVVLYKMVTVKSFTDHGVSFTSKGEPVTLEGFDTVVISEKHQPVRDAKHLEKQSRAKFHMIGDAKTPRHLMFCVAEAEEAGRSI is encoded by the coding sequence ATGCTGTCAGAACTTTTCAGTCCCATCCGAATCCAGCACATGGAAGTGAAAAATCGGCTGCTTATGTCGGCCATGAGTATTAATTTCGGCGTGGATGAGAATTGCCATGTCACGGACCAGCTTACGGAATACTTCGCGACCCGGGCCAAAGGCGGTGTCGGCATGATACTTGTGGGCGGTGGCGGGGTTCACCCCAGCGGCCAGGAACTGCCGGATCTTCCCCAGATGTATGAAGATTCTTGTATTCCTTCCCTGAAAAGAATGGTGAACCGGATTAAGGAATATGATGTCTGTTTCGGGGTTCAGTTGCTTCACGGCGGCCGGCAGTCCTATCTGCCGGAAAAAGTGGCACCTTCGGCTATACCGGCGCCTGCCGTGGTTAAGGGCCCCGTTCGTGCCCTGGAAATAGAGGAGATAAAAAACCTTGCCATTTGCTTTGGACAGGCGGCCCGGCGGTGTCGGGAGGCCGGGTTTGATTTTATAGAATTGCACGGTGCCCATGGATATCTGATCAACCAGTTCCTGGCACCAAATTCCAATATCCGCACCGATCAATATGGCGGCAGTTTCGAGAATCGCACCCGATTTTTGTTTGAGGTGATTGATGCGGTAAAGCATACCGCAGGTAAGGACTATCCTGTGGGAATCCGCATCAATGGCAACGATTATATTGAAAACGGGTGGGAACTTAAAGATACCCTGCGCATTGCCCCCCTCTTGGAAAAGGCCGGGGTGGCCTATATCCATGTGTCCGGCGGTGTTTATGGATCCACGGAGTTGACTATCCCGTCCATGTATACGCCCCAGGGGTGTTTTATTCATATGGCTGAGGCGGTCAAGCAGGTGGTCAATGTGCCTGTAATCACCGTAGGACGGATCAAGGACCCTGAGATGGCCAATGCCGTCATCAGGGATGGGAAAGCGGATATGGTGGCATTGGGACGTTCCATTATTGCAGATCCGGAATATCCGAATAAGGCCAAATCCGGAAAAGCCTCCCTTATCCGGCCCTGTGTGGGGTGCTGCCTGGGGTGTATCCATGCCGTGCTTGCCAAGGAACCAGGTTCCTGTGTGGTCAATCCCGATGTGGGTCGGGAATATAAACTGGCCCAAGAAAAGGCACCGGAAAAAAGTCAGAAAATTCTTGTGGCCGGGGCCGGGCCTTCCGGGCTTGCTGCCGCAAGGATGTTTGCCCAAAGGGGGCATGAGGTGAAAATATTGGAAAAAGGTTCCGAGCAGGGCGGTTTGTTGGCCCTGGCTGCCACTGCACCCGGCAGGGAGGAGTTGGGCGATATTTTACGGTTTTTTAGAAATGAGCTTGAGCGTCTTGGTGTGGCCGTGGATTACAATACTCCGTTGTCATCGGAAGTTCTTAACTTCTTTGATCCTGATCATGTGATTCTGGCCACGGGTTCCATGCCGGATATGCCCGTGATCAAGGGGCTGTTTAAAAGCAAGATGAAGCTTATCACCAGTGTGGATGTCTTCACCGATGCACACGCTGCCGGTGACAGGGTGATTGTGCTCGGCGGCGGGTTCACCGGACTGATCACGGCCCATAAATTGGGCGATATGGGAAAAGAGGTAGTGGTCCTGAACCGCAAAAAAAGTTTTGCCGAAGAGATGTCCTCCAATGACCGGTATTATCTGCGTGAACGCCTGAAGGCCTGCGGCGTAGTTTTATATAAGATGGTGACGGTTAAATCCTTTACCGATCATGGCGTAAGCTTTACATCCAAGGGAGAACCCGTAACCCTTGAAGGGTTTGATACTGTTGTCATTTCGGAAAAACATCAGCCGGTCAGGGATGCCAAACACTTGGAAAAACAAAGCCGGGCAAAATTCCATATGATCGGAGATGCCAAAACACCCAGGCATTTAATGTTTTGCGTTGCCGAGGCTGAAGAAGCGGGCCGGTCGATATGA
- a CDS encoding cation diffusion facilitator family transporter, which yields MDKTLETRQIFKIAGLAFLLNLILTLVKVPLAILTGSLAITASAIDSGTDAVASLVIYGGIKLSTRKTRSFPLGLYKLENVASVAISLFIFIAGYEIVKQIFSASDSLVKITPISIYLLAGSSLSIFLFGQYALRVGKKTRSPVLIAEGRHRQVDVLSSIVVLVSVLFSYFDLQTEIMGISIDRLGAALIILFIAKTGGALLSDGMRVLLDASIDFPTLEKIRSLIREEPAVDEIKSLIGRNAGRYRFIQAEIILNISDLEAAHKISEAIENRIIAQIPNIEKITIHYEPKVRTHDIWALPLSDKSGHISAHFGEAPYFVVLHLRTDNHTIDSQKFMHNPYCTVSTAKGIRVAEWLVDQKITHAGIKEDVSHKGPGYVLSSAGIKIRQISSKNLSGAVQEITAMG from the coding sequence ATGGATAAAACCTTAGAAACTCGTCAAATATTTAAAATTGCAGGCCTGGCATTTTTACTGAACCTAATTTTAACGCTTGTAAAGGTACCCCTTGCTATTCTTACCGGTAGCTTAGCCATTACAGCCAGTGCCATTGATTCTGGAACAGATGCCGTGGCATCTTTGGTTATTTACGGCGGCATCAAGCTCTCTACCCGCAAAACCCGGTCCTTTCCCCTTGGGCTTTACAAACTCGAAAATGTAGCTTCGGTAGCCATTTCCCTTTTTATTTTTATTGCCGGCTATGAAATCGTTAAACAGATCTTCTCTGCGAGCGACAGCCTTGTGAAAATCACGCCGATTTCCATTTATCTTTTGGCCGGCAGCAGCCTTTCAATATTCCTGTTTGGACAATATGCCCTCCGCGTCGGAAAAAAGACCCGGTCTCCGGTCCTTATTGCTGAAGGCCGCCATCGCCAGGTGGATGTCCTGTCATCCATTGTGGTCCTGGTATCTGTCCTGTTCAGCTATTTTGATCTGCAGACCGAGATTATGGGAATATCCATTGACCGACTTGGCGCAGCATTGATTATTCTTTTCATTGCAAAAACCGGAGGGGCCCTTTTGTCTGACGGCATGCGGGTCCTTCTGGATGCATCTATTGATTTTCCCACCCTGGAAAAAATACGCAGCCTGATCCGTGAAGAACCGGCTGTGGATGAGATCAAATCTCTGATCGGACGCAATGCCGGGCGATATCGGTTTATCCAGGCAGAGATCATTTTAAATATCAGCGATCTTGAAGCGGCACACAAAATCAGTGAGGCAATCGAAAATCGGATTATAGCTCAGATTCCGAATATCGAGAAAATAACCATTCATTATGAACCCAAAGTTCGGACCCATGATATTTGGGCGTTGCCCCTGTCGGATAAAAGCGGTCATATCAGCGCCCATTTCGGAGAAGCCCCGTATTTTGTCGTACTCCACCTTCGCACAGATAATCATACCATTGATTCACAAAAGTTCATGCACAATCCTTATTGCACCGTTTCCACGGCAAAGGGAATCCGTGTGGCAGAGTGGCTGGTTGATCAAAAAATCACCCATGCGGGAATCAAAGAGGATGTTTCCCACAAAGGCCCGGGATATGTGTTGTCCAGCGCAGGGATAAAAATCAGGCAGATTTCATCCAAAAACCTGAGTGGCGCGGTGCAGGAAATAACAGCCATGGGCTGA
- a CDS encoding CDP-alcohol phosphatidyltransferase family protein gives MERILIIMASGALGSLFFFWFSHSVKKKASVRQFIESHLWLMHPNAICYWRTGLAFLGFFFYFFSPYQSLAIFIFTFAAILDGVDGVVARGCNLVSRLGEWLDPMCDKLTYLPPLVGFAYTPNSFTGVPILSPKLIWILVAIELVGQFFVRRMLAWLKVSGAANNFGKIKAIICFALVILCALMDANPGMLNIGDGVLWSCIVLSAASMIFKFVPNRLYADILSMLNFMCGVTSLILTYHHFYAWAICVIIMGQLFDLFDGRMALKHGGTKYGPWLDDIADFVSFGLAPAYMVIMRGGTFALFFAVIYVVGVAFRLVRFVTKDKGRTDLPAGIFNGFPSPAGALIVLGTSLVSGPILLWFFTAVSTVLMVSNIRFAHLGRVILKQIPKPIFFLISATIIVILAYILKTKNTQIFGYLILASVVFYLAAGRIWAQKTNVPGTPG, from the coding sequence ATGGAACGAATTCTGATTATCATGGCATCCGGTGCTTTGGGCTCCCTGTTTTTTTTCTGGTTTTCCCATAGCGTGAAGAAAAAGGCGTCCGTCAGGCAGTTTATTGAATCCCATTTGTGGCTGATGCATCCCAACGCCATCTGCTACTGGCGTACAGGTCTTGCTTTCTTGGGTTTCTTTTTCTATTTTTTTTCGCCCTATCAATCTTTGGCCATCTTTATTTTCACATTTGCTGCTATTCTTGACGGGGTTGACGGGGTTGTGGCAAGGGGGTGCAATCTGGTGTCCCGGTTGGGAGAGTGGCTGGACCCCATGTGCGACAAACTCACCTATCTGCCCCCCCTGGTGGGATTTGCTTATACGCCCAATTCATTCACAGGCGTGCCTATTCTTTCCCCTAAATTGATCTGGATTCTTGTGGCGATTGAACTGGTGGGACAATTTTTTGTCCGCAGGATGCTGGCCTGGCTCAAGGTGTCCGGGGCGGCCAACAACTTCGGGAAAATCAAGGCCATTATCTGCTTTGCCCTGGTGATTCTTTGCGCCCTGATGGATGCCAATCCCGGAATGCTGAACATTGGTGACGGGGTCCTTTGGTCCTGCATCGTACTTTCTGCGGCATCCATGATTTTTAAATTTGTTCCCAATCGGCTTTATGCCGATATTCTGTCCATGCTCAATTTCATGTGCGGTGTCACCAGCCTGATTCTGACCTATCATCATTTTTATGCCTGGGCCATCTGCGTCATCATTATGGGCCAGCTTTTTGACCTGTTTGACGGGCGCATGGCACTCAAACACGGGGGTACCAAGTACGGTCCCTGGTTGGACGATATTGCTGATTTTGTCAGCTTCGGCCTGGCCCCGGCCTATATGGTGATCATGAGGGGCGGAACCTTTGCCCTGTTTTTTGCCGTGATTTATGTGGTGGGTGTCGCATTCCGTCTGGTGCGCTTTGTCACCAAGGATAAAGGCCGCACGGATCTGCCGGCCGGTATTTTTAACGGATTTCCAAGTCCGGCCGGCGCCCTGATCGTTTTAGGGACCTCCCTTGTGTCCGGTCCCATACTGCTCTGGTTTTTTACTGCGGTGTCCACGGTCTTGATGGTCAGCAATATCCGGTTTGCCCATTTGGGCCGGGTGATTCTCAAACAGATCCCCAAACCCATTTTTTTCCTGATTTCTGCGACCATAATTGTGATTTTAGCCT